In Brassica napus cultivar Da-Ae chromosome A3, Da-Ae, whole genome shotgun sequence, the sequence CTTCCCTGTAGACAACGGAGTCCCACTAGTCAACTCAAACAACATCAACAGCGTCATCAACCCAAACACAGCTCCACTTCTCACCGGCCTTGGCGGCGCTCAAACCACCACAGTGATCCAAAACACCAACGGCAACTCCAACGACGCCCTCAGCACCAACAGCCTCCCCTTTGTAACCGCGGGAAACCTCCCTCCAGGTGCTGCGCTCCAGCATCTCATGTTCGGTACCATAACCGTTGTGGACGATGAGCTAACCGAGAGCCACGAGCTCGGGTCAGCGGTTATAGGGAAGGCTCAAGGGTTTTACCTGGCTAGTTCATTGGATGGGACTAGCCAGACTCTTTCTCTGACTGTTCTGCTAGACAGAGAGCATGATCACCATGACACTTTGGATGATGCCATTAGCTTCTTTGGTGTTCACAGGACAGCCTCTCACGCCTCTCAGATTGCGGTTATTGGTGGGACGGGTAAGTTTGAGCATGCTAAAGGGTATGCTATAGTGGAAACTCTGCATAACCAGAACAaccagcatatcactgatggtCAAGACACCATCCTCCATTTCAGTGTTTACCTCACCTACAAAGCTTGAGTGTTGACCAAGCTATGATTGCTTATGCTTGTGGATTTTATCCTTTTGTTTGTATTAAATGAGA encodes:
- the LOC106438087 gene encoding dirigent protein 9-like codes for the protein MAKALHITIILFLIASSLLATISSARLLDEIQPQSQLVPTGQLPTVAPTEAEEEPAPSTTLPAGPAGGGHEPLLEFFMHDVLGGSHPSARVVTGIVAQTEVNGIPFSKASNSIFPVDNGVPLVNSNNINSVINPNTAPLLTGLGGAQTTTVIQNTNGNSNDALSTNSLPFVTAGNLPPGAALQHLMFGTITVVDDELTESHELGSAVIGKAQGFYLASSLDGTSQTLSLTVLLDREHDHHDTLDDAISFFGVHRTASHASQIAVIGGTGKFEHAKGYAIVETLHNQNNQHITDGQDTILHFSVYLTYKA